One genomic segment of Flagellimonas marinaquae includes these proteins:
- the aroB gene encoding 3-dehydroquinate synthase codes for MESVKSQSYEVHINELAKAALNQHVAQKKYSKVFLLVDENTKEHCLPVLKNIFDGPVDAILEIASGEENKHIRTCLQLWEELSQLDGDRKSLLINLGGGVLTDMGGFVASTFKRGIDFINIPTTLLSMVDASIGGKTGVDLGSLKNQIGVINQPQMVLIFPEFLKTLDSRQTKSGYAEMLKHGLIQNKEYWKELTLEGNFAEASCIQKSIAIKNEVVMQDPTEQGLRKILNYGHTLGHAIESYCLDNPNRTTLLHGEAIAVGMILEGYLSHELRGLSKLDLDEIKMGFLQHFDRVEFTEDDIDAILKLLKYDKKNSHGNVNFVLLQAIGEAVTDIKVPEELFHKAFAYYSE; via the coding sequence ATGGAGTCGGTTAAATCACAATCCTACGAGGTACACATCAACGAATTGGCAAAAGCTGCTCTCAATCAACATGTTGCCCAAAAAAAATATTCAAAAGTATTTCTTTTGGTAGATGAAAATACCAAGGAACATTGTTTGCCTGTCCTTAAAAATATTTTTGATGGACCGGTGGATGCCATCTTGGAAATAGCATCCGGTGAAGAAAATAAGCACATTAGGACTTGTTTACAACTTTGGGAGGAGCTTTCGCAGTTGGATGGAGACAGAAAAAGCCTTTTGATCAATTTGGGAGGTGGCGTTTTGACCGACATGGGTGGATTTGTTGCTTCTACCTTTAAAAGAGGGATAGATTTTATTAATATACCCACTACCCTGCTTTCTATGGTAGATGCCTCTATTGGAGGTAAAACGGGGGTAGACCTAGGTTCTTTGAAAAACCAGATCGGGGTGATCAACCAGCCACAAATGGTATTGATTTTTCCTGAATTTCTTAAAACATTAGATTCAAGGCAGACCAAAAGTGGCTATGCCGAGATGTTGAAGCACGGGCTTATTCAAAACAAGGAATATTGGAAAGAACTCACCTTAGAAGGTAATTTTGCCGAAGCTAGCTGTATTCAAAAATCCATAGCCATTAAAAATGAAGTGGTTATGCAGGACCCTACAGAACAGGGACTCCGTAAAATATTGAATTACGGTCACACCTTGGGGCATGCCATTGAGTCGTATTGTTTGGACAACCCAAATAGAACAACCTTGTTACATGGTGAGGCGATTGCCGTTGGTATGATCTTGGAAGGATACCTGTCTCACGAACTTCGAGGTCTCTCCAAGTTAGACCTGGACGAGATAAAAATGGGGTTTCTGCAGCATTTTGACCGTGTAGAGTTCACCGAAGATGATATTGATGCCATCCTAAAATTGCTAAAATATGACAAGAAAAACTCTCACGGAAATGTCAATTTTGTGCTGTTGCAGGCGATTGGCGAGGCAGTGACCGATATAAAAGTGCCCGAGGAATTGTTCCACAAAGCATTTGCATACTACAGCGAATAA
- a CDS encoding proline dehydrogenase family protein: MRPNFENTAIAFELKSDSQLERAYFLFKMISKEPLVRIGTAVTNFAIKAHLPVEGLIRATVFDHFCGGVSEKDCLPIIDNMYGNGVYSILDYSAEGKEVDNQFDFTMEKTLEILDFVKEKDAMPFAVFKPTGFGRFKLFEKVSARKELTESEQAEWGRIVQRFEKVCQKAYNLDVALLIDAEESWMQDAADDLILDLMRKYNKKKAVVFNTFQMYRWDRMEYIKKIYGLATSEGFKIGAKVVRGAYMEKENDRAHENGYESPICKSKKDTDENYDAAIAFMMEHLEHFIIFAGTHNEQSSLKLVDLMEKNGVPSNDEHIWFGQLFGMSDHITYNLAAEGYNSVKYLPYGPVRDVMPYLIRRAEENTSVAGQTSRELALITKERKRRKLGDQ, from the coding sequence ATGCGACCAAATTTTGAGAATACTGCAATAGCATTCGAGCTAAAGTCGGACTCCCAGCTGGAGCGAGCTTATTTTCTTTTTAAAATGATTTCCAAAGAACCCCTGGTACGAATCGGTACTGCGGTCACGAATTTTGCCATAAAGGCGCATCTTCCCGTAGAAGGGTTGATCCGGGCAACGGTATTCGACCATTTTTGTGGCGGGGTAAGCGAAAAAGACTGTCTGCCGATCATAGATAATATGTACGGTAACGGGGTATATTCCATTTTGGATTATTCCGCCGAGGGCAAGGAGGTGGACAATCAGTTCGATTTTACCATGGAAAAAACCTTGGAGATCCTAGATTTTGTAAAAGAAAAAGACGCCATGCCCTTTGCCGTGTTCAAACCCACGGGTTTTGGTCGTTTTAAGCTTTTTGAAAAAGTATCTGCACGGAAGGAACTTACGGAATCTGAGCAAGCAGAGTGGGGGAGAATTGTACAGAGATTTGAGAAAGTATGCCAAAAAGCATACAATTTGGATGTTGCGCTGTTGATAGACGCCGAAGAAAGTTGGATGCAAGATGCCGCGGATGACCTGATTTTGGACCTAATGCGCAAATACAACAAAAAGAAGGCCGTTGTATTCAATACCTTTCAAATGTACCGTTGGGACCGCATGGAGTATATTAAAAAAATATATGGACTGGCCACCTCGGAAGGATTTAAAATTGGGGCCAAGGTAGTTCGGGGCGCCTACATGGAAAAGGAAAACGATCGTGCCCATGAAAACGGATATGAAAGCCCGATCTGCAAGTCCAAAAAGGACACGGACGAAAATTATGATGCTGCCATTGCATTTATGATGGAGCATTTAGAACATTTTATCATCTTCGCAGGTACTCATAACGAGCAGAGTAGCCTTAAACTGGTAGATCTTATGGAAAAGAATGGAGTTCCATCGAACGATGAACATATTTGGTTTGGGCAGTTGTTTGGCATGAGCGACCATATTACCTATAATTTGGCCGCAGAAGGTTATAACTCTGTAAAATACTTGCCCTACGGTCCTGTTCGCGACGTAATGCCCTATCTGATAAGAAGAGCAGAGGAAAACACTTCGGTTGCCGGACAAACATCCCGGGAGCTTGCCCTGATCACCAAAGAACGGAAGCGGAGGAAGTTGGGGGATCAGTAA
- a CDS encoding DUF4258 domain-containing protein, with amino-acid sequence MGFLKRLGWYLVGLSIGLIFLVFFLKKKSGEGGIDFCYLPNCRVLKDMRSKPLTFSESLREQYRDTLLIQSFFKDGDVDFSKSDTKSKPCKTYFISHDYNGEELELKVKNCDKDIEVQAVKPTID; translated from the coding sequence ATGGGTTTTTTGAAACGATTGGGGTGGTACTTGGTTGGACTATCCATAGGATTGATATTTTTAGTATTCTTTTTGAAGAAAAAATCAGGTGAAGGGGGAATCGATTTCTGCTATTTGCCCAATTGCAGGGTGCTCAAGGACATGCGATCCAAACCCTTGACTTTCTCCGAATCCCTACGCGAGCAGTACAGAGACACTCTGCTTATCCAATCTTTCTTTAAGGATGGCGATGTGGATTTTAGTAAAAGCGACACTAAATCCAAGCCATGCAAAACCTATTTTATCTCACACGATTACAATGGGGAAGAGTTGGAACTGAAAGTAAAAAATTGTGATAAAGACATTGAAGTTCAGGCAGTAAAACCGACTATTGACTAA
- a CDS encoding alanine dehydrogenase, producing the protein MSQASSPFSKQQLLPQEETLEIDKQKGELFIGIPKENQYQEKRVCLTPDAVNAITAHGHRVLIESGAGEGANFLDIDYTNAGAEITRDTKKVFSCPIILKVEPPTLTEIDYLNPQTIIISALQIKTQNKEYFEVMAKKRLTAIAFEYIRDDDGNYPAVRSLSEIAGISSILIAAELMAMPSEGNGLMFGNISGVPPVEVVIIGAGTVGEFAARSALGLGANVKVFDNSISKLRKLQTNLNQTLYTSTVQPKNLIKSLKRCDVAIGATRGKDRSPVVVSSSMVENMKKGAVVIDVSIDMGGCFETSEVTTHRKPTFEKYGVIHYGVPNIPSRYPRTSSISISNIFTPYLLKIGEEGGLEHSLRFDKGLRNGLYMYHGILTNKSVGDWFGLNYNDINFLIF; encoded by the coding sequence ATGAGCCAAGCTTCCTCTCCATTTAGCAAACAACAGTTACTTCCACAAGAAGAAACTTTAGAGATCGATAAACAAAAAGGTGAGCTTTTTATAGGTATCCCAAAAGAAAATCAATATCAAGAAAAGCGGGTGTGCCTTACACCAGATGCCGTTAATGCCATCACGGCACATGGGCATAGGGTCTTAATTGAATCCGGGGCTGGTGAAGGGGCCAATTTTTTGGATATAGATTATACCAACGCAGGCGCAGAAATTACCCGCGACACCAAAAAAGTGTTTTCTTGCCCTATAATCTTAAAAGTTGAGCCACCTACCCTTACCGAAATTGATTACCTGAATCCGCAGACCATTATTATTTCTGCCTTGCAGATCAAGACGCAGAACAAGGAATATTTTGAGGTTATGGCCAAAAAGCGATTGACGGCCATCGCATTTGAATACATTCGGGACGACGATGGTAATTATCCTGCAGTTCGATCCCTAAGCGAGATAGCTGGGATTTCCTCTATTTTAATAGCTGCGGAGTTAATGGCCATGCCCAGCGAGGGGAACGGTTTAATGTTCGGTAACATAAGTGGTGTGCCGCCTGTAGAAGTTGTGATTATAGGCGCTGGAACCGTAGGTGAATTCGCAGCACGTTCGGCCTTGGGTTTGGGCGCCAATGTAAAAGTTTTTGATAATTCCATCAGTAAACTGCGAAAATTACAGACCAACCTGAACCAGACCCTGTACACCTCTACCGTGCAGCCCAAGAACCTGATAAAATCCTTAAAACGTTGCGATGTTGCCATTGGTGCGACCCGAGGCAAGGACCGTTCGCCCGTTGTTGTATCCAGTTCCATGGTGGAAAATATGAAAAAAGGCGCAGTAGTTATAGATGTCAGTATTGATATGGGCGGTTGTTTTGAAACTTCCGAAGTGACCACACACCGGAAACCGACCTTCGAAAAATATGGCGTGATTCATTACGGTGTTCCCAATATTCCATCTAGATATCCTCGTACCTCTTCGATTTCCATTAGCAATATATTTACGCCGTATTTGTTAAAAATTGGTGAAGAAGGGGGATTGGAACATTCCCTTAGGTTCGACAAAGGTTTGCGCAACGGACTTTATATGTACCACGGTATTTTAACCAATAAATCGGTCGGGGATTGGTTTGGGTTAAATTACAACGATATTAACTTTCTTATTTTTTAA
- the tsaE gene encoding tRNA (adenosine(37)-N6)-threonylcarbamoyltransferase complex ATPase subunit type 1 TsaE: MSKRTFQLKEIHEIAKTVLQKAPNKVLCLYGEMGVGKTTLVKAMVKELGAADVANSPTFGLVNEYSDKNNTPLAYHFDFYRLNDEMEALDMGFDDYLNSDAWLFIEWPDKISSLLPEDAVGVFLHFIDENTRSIELNIS; this comes from the coding sequence ATGTCGAAGAGAACGTTTCAATTGAAGGAGATCCATGAAATTGCCAAGACTGTTTTGCAAAAAGCCCCGAACAAAGTGCTGTGCCTCTATGGCGAAATGGGCGTGGGCAAAACCACTTTGGTGAAGGCCATGGTAAAGGAACTTGGCGCGGCCGATGTGGCCAACAGCCCTACATTCGGTTTGGTTAACGAATATTCGGATAAAAATAACACCCCCCTGGCCTATCATTTCGATTTTTATCGACTCAACGATGAAATGGAGGCGTTGGATATGGGGTTTGATGATTACTTGAACTCGGATGCTTGGCTATTTATAGAATGGCCCGATAAAATATCGTCCCTACTACCGGAAGATGCTGTGGGGGTATTCTTGCATTTTATCGATGAAAACACACGTTCAATCGAGTTAAATATTTCTTAA
- a CDS encoding PglZ domain-containing protein yields MNKITILWVDDEIDLLKPHILFLQSKGYNVVTSQSGQDAIEEIKETFFDIVFLDENMPGLSGLETLTEIKKYDGSIPVVMITKSEEEYIMDEAIGSKIADYLIKPVNPNQILLSLKKSLDNSRLVSEKTTANYQQEFRKIAMDLSMINTYEEWMELYKKLIYWELELEQIEDSGMFEILESQKVEANSQFGKFVDKNYKEWFKGDNAPIMSHTLFKNKIQPELEGSKTLLVVIDNLRYDQWLAFEKSLSVHYKKKQECAYFSILPTATQYARNALFSGLMPSEMERRYPDWWKNDTDEGGKNLFEAEFLGEQLQRLGLDLNWEYHKIINLKQGKQLAQNFKSQKDNDLTVLVYNFVDMLSHSKTEMEVVKELASNDKAYRSLTLSWFKNSPLLEIIQQAQDLGMKLILTTDHGTINVKQPSKVIGDRETSLNLRYKTGRSLTYQEKEVLATKNPQEIHLPNINLSSSFIFAKNDLFFAYPNNYNHYVSYYRNTYQHGGVSLEEMIVPFVVLDPK; encoded by the coding sequence ATGAACAAGATTACAATTCTATGGGTCGATGATGAAATAGACCTGTTAAAACCGCACATATTATTTTTACAAAGTAAAGGGTACAATGTAGTTACGAGCCAGAGTGGACAAGATGCCATCGAGGAGATCAAGGAGACCTTTTTTGATATTGTGTTTTTGGATGAAAATATGCCAGGTCTTTCTGGTTTGGAAACCTTGACCGAAATAAAAAAATACGATGGTTCCATTCCTGTGGTGATGATCACCAAAAGTGAGGAAGAATACATCATGGACGAGGCGATCGGATCCAAAATCGCCGACTATCTTATAAAACCCGTAAATCCCAACCAAATTTTATTGTCCCTAAAAAAGAGTTTGGACAACTCCCGATTGGTATCGGAAAAAACTACAGCCAATTATCAACAGGAATTTCGAAAGATTGCTATGGACCTTTCCATGATCAATACATATGAGGAGTGGATGGAGCTGTATAAAAAATTGATTTATTGGGAATTGGAACTGGAACAGATCGAGGATTCCGGAATGTTCGAAATACTGGAATCCCAAAAAGTGGAAGCCAACTCGCAATTCGGAAAATTTGTGGACAAGAACTATAAGGAATGGTTCAAGGGCGATAACGCTCCCATTATGTCGCATACCTTGTTCAAAAATAAAATACAACCGGAGCTGGAAGGCAGTAAAACCCTTTTGGTGGTCATAGATAACTTAAGATACGATCAATGGTTGGCATTTGAGAAATCTTTATCCGTGCATTACAAGAAAAAACAGGAATGCGCATATTTCAGCATTTTGCCAACGGCTACGCAGTATGCCCGTAACGCCCTTTTTTCTGGCCTAATGCCCTCGGAAATGGAAAGGCGTTATCCGGATTGGTGGAAAAATGATACGGACGAAGGAGGGAAAAATCTTTTTGAAGCAGAGTTTTTGGGCGAACAATTACAACGTTTGGGGCTGGATTTAAATTGGGAATACCATAAAATTATCAACCTAAAGCAAGGAAAACAATTGGCCCAAAATTTTAAATCCCAAAAGGACAACGATTTAACCGTTTTGGTCTACAATTTTGTGGATATGCTCTCCCATTCCAAAACCGAAATGGAAGTGGTAAAGGAACTTGCTTCGAATGACAAGGCTTATCGTTCCCTTACCCTAAGCTGGTTTAAAAATTCCCCTTTGCTGGAAATCATTCAACAAGCACAAGACTTGGGAATGAAACTCATTCTTACCACCGATCATGGTACCATTAATGTAAAGCAACCTTCCAAAGTTATCGGTGATAGAGAAACTAGCTTAAATCTGCGCTACAAAACCGGGCGAAGCCTAACTTATCAAGAAAAAGAAGTGCTGGCAACAAAGAACCCACAAGAAATACATTTGCCCAACATTAACCTGAGCAGCAGTTTTATTTTTGCCAAGAACGACCTCTTTTTTGCCTATCCCAATAATTATAATCATTACGTAAGTTACTACCGCAACACTTATCAACATGGTGGGGTTTCATTGGAAGAAATGATTGTTCCTTTTGTAGTTTTGGACCCAAAATAA
- a CDS encoding HD domain-containing protein — MVKTNKLNVFNDPIYGFIGTPNELIFSLIAHPYFQRLRRISQMGLSYLVYPGAHHTRFSHALGSMHLMTKAIQVLKIKNVPITEEEEKGLLCAILLHDIGHGPFSHALEGFVAKEISHEQISLKFMQELNKEFNGQLDTAIAIFKGDYPKTFLNQLVSSQLDMDRLDYLKRDSFYSGVTEGNINSERLISMLNVVEGNLVLEEKAIYAVEKFLMARRFMYWQVYLHKTGLVAEQLLVRVMQRARLLLSKNTELTCSKPLLFFLKNNGTLKFNAEILRTFANLDDMDILGALKTWQFHEDFVLSKLCKMLLERRLLHVKVKKRALSTEKMEEKLNWIMEKHDLSIEEASNFVFQGEISNKAYSKDEAIKILKSNGKISDVLKESDQLSLKALAKTVTKYYSCYPKKAV, encoded by the coding sequence TTGGTAAAAACCAATAAGCTTAATGTTTTCAACGATCCAATTTACGGTTTTATTGGAACTCCCAACGAACTAATTTTTAGTCTGATCGCACACCCTTACTTTCAAAGGCTGAGGCGAATATCCCAAATGGGACTTTCTTATTTGGTTTACCCGGGAGCACACCACACTCGGTTTTCACATGCCTTGGGCAGTATGCATTTAATGACGAAGGCCATCCAGGTACTAAAAATAAAAAACGTTCCCATAACCGAAGAGGAAGAAAAAGGCCTTCTGTGCGCCATATTGCTTCACGATATTGGTCATGGACCATTTTCCCACGCCTTGGAGGGTTTTGTTGCCAAGGAAATTAGCCATGAGCAGATTTCCTTAAAATTTATGCAGGAGCTCAACAAAGAGTTCAATGGACAATTGGATACGGCCATTGCCATTTTTAAGGGGGATTACCCAAAAACCTTTCTAAACCAATTAGTATCCAGTCAACTGGATATGGACCGATTGGATTATTTAAAGCGGGACAGTTTTTATTCTGGGGTAACGGAAGGCAACATAAATTCTGAAAGGCTTATTTCCATGCTCAATGTAGTGGAAGGAAACTTAGTGTTGGAAGAGAAAGCCATATATGCGGTGGAAAAATTTTTGATGGCCCGTAGATTTATGTACTGGCAAGTGTATTTGCACAAAACTGGATTGGTAGCGGAACAATTATTGGTCCGGGTCATGCAACGCGCCCGCCTTCTCTTGAGTAAAAACACCGAACTTACCTGCAGCAAGCCCTTATTGTTTTTTTTAAAGAACAATGGCACGTTGAAATTTAATGCCGAAATTTTAAGGACCTTTGCCAATCTTGATGATATGGATATCCTGGGAGCTCTGAAAACTTGGCAATTCCATGAAGATTTTGTCCTATCCAAACTTTGCAAAATGCTATTGGAAAGAAGACTGCTCCATGTTAAGGTAAAGAAAAGGGCCCTTTCCACAGAAAAAATGGAAGAGAAATTGAATTGGATCATGGAAAAACACGATCTTTCCATAGAAGAAGCTTCCAATTTTGTGTTTCAAGGGGAGATATCCAACAAGGCCTATAGCAAAGATGAGGCCATCAAAATTTTAAAGAGTAACGGCAAAATATCGGATGTTCTGAAGGAATCGGACCAACTCAGCTTAAAAGCACTGGCAAAAACCGTGACCAAATATTATAGCTGTTATCCTAAGAAAGCCGTTTAA
- the lpxD gene encoding UDP-3-O-(3-hydroxymyristoyl)glucosamine N-acyltransferase, giving the protein MKFTATQIAGILEGEVEGNPQIAVHKLSKIEEGEKGSLTFLANPKYTSYIYSTKASITIVNKDFVPEQSITTTLIKVDDAYKSFSKLLEYYNQVKNNKVGIENPCYISETAKYGEEFYLGAFAYLGNNVNIGNNVKVYPNAYIGDNVTIGNNVIVFAGAKVYSETIIGNNCVIHGGAIIGADGFGFTPNANGEYSKVPQTGNVIIEDNVDIGAGTTIDRATLGSTILRKGVKLDNQIQIAHNVEIGEHTAIAAQTGVAGSTKIGKNCLIGGQVGIVGHITIGDRVRIQAQSGIGRNVKDDEVLQGSPALNYGDFNKSYVHFKNLPKLANQISNIEKKVEGEQNK; this is encoded by the coding sequence ATGAAATTTACAGCTACCCAAATTGCCGGAATCCTAGAGGGGGAAGTTGAGGGAAATCCTCAAATCGCTGTCCATAAATTATCTAAGATCGAAGAGGGTGAAAAAGGGTCGTTGACCTTTTTGGCCAATCCTAAATACACCTCTTATATTTATTCCACTAAGGCATCCATTACTATAGTAAACAAGGATTTTGTTCCAGAGCAGTCCATTACAACAACATTGATCAAAGTTGATGATGCGTACAAATCCTTTTCCAAATTATTGGAATACTATAATCAGGTTAAAAATAACAAAGTGGGTATAGAAAACCCCTGTTATATTTCGGAAACCGCAAAGTATGGCGAAGAATTTTACCTGGGAGCGTTTGCTTACCTCGGAAACAATGTGAACATAGGCAATAATGTAAAAGTCTATCCCAATGCCTACATTGGCGATAACGTGACCATTGGAAACAATGTAATCGTTTTTGCAGGAGCCAAAGTCTATTCCGAAACCATAATCGGCAACAACTGTGTAATCCATGGTGGTGCCATTATCGGTGCGGACGGATTTGGATTTACGCCCAATGCCAACGGAGAATATAGTAAAGTGCCCCAAACAGGCAACGTTATTATAGAGGACAACGTTGATATTGGTGCAGGAACTACAATAGACCGAGCAACCCTAGGGTCCACTATATTAAGGAAGGGAGTAAAACTGGACAATCAAATCCAGATTGCCCACAACGTAGAAATTGGTGAACATACAGCCATTGCGGCCCAAACAGGTGTGGCTGGTTCCACCAAAATTGGCAAAAACTGTTTAATCGGCGGCCAGGTAGGTATCGTAGGTCATATTACCATTGGCGATAGAGTTCGTATACAGGCACAATCCGGAATAGGCAGAAATGTAAAGGACGATGAAGTACTCCAGGGATCTCCTGCCTTAAATTATGGTGATTTCAACAAATCGTACGTACACTTTAAGAATTTGCCAAAATTGGCAAATCAAATCTCCAACATAGAAAAAAAAGTTGAAGGTGAGCAAAACAAGTAA
- a CDS encoding bifunctional UDP-3-O-[3-hydroxymyristoyl] N-acetylglucosamine deacetylase/3-hydroxyacyl-ACP dehydratase: MSKTSNKQRTIAKKVSLQGVGLHTGENVTMSFLPADENHGFAFKRIDLEGEPIIEADANYVVNTQRGTNLEKNGVKIHTSEHVLAALVGLDIDNVLIELDAPEPPIMDGSSKFFVEALEEAGIVEQEQEREEYVVKDVISYKDETTGSEITIIPAEEYQVTTMVDFGTKVLGTQNATLEKMSDFKEEIADARTFSFLHELEMLLEHGLIKGGDLNNAIVYVDKEISESTMKKLEKAFNKEKLSVKPNGILDNLTLHHPNEAARHKLLDVIGDLALAGTRIRGKVIANKPGHFVNTQFAKKLSKIIKIEKRNKVPTYDLNQEPLMDVNEIMARLPHRPPFLLVDKILELSDTHVVGVKNVTMNEPFFVGHFPGAPVMPGVLQVEAMAQTGGILVLSTVPDPENYLTFFMKIDKVKFKQQVVPGDTLIFKCDLISPIRRGICHMQAYAYANGKLVSEAELMAQIVKTKNTDS; encoded by the coding sequence GTGAGCAAAACAAGTAACAAACAACGCACAATAGCCAAAAAAGTAAGCCTACAAGGTGTAGGATTGCACACTGGGGAAAATGTAACAATGAGTTTTCTTCCTGCTGACGAAAACCATGGTTTTGCGTTTAAAAGAATAGATCTCGAAGGTGAACCCATAATAGAGGCCGATGCCAATTATGTGGTAAACACCCAACGTGGGACCAATCTGGAAAAGAACGGAGTCAAGATCCACACATCGGAGCATGTTTTAGCAGCTTTGGTAGGTTTGGATATAGACAATGTTCTCATAGAGTTGGATGCACCGGAACCTCCGATCATGGACGGTTCTTCCAAATTTTTTGTCGAAGCTTTGGAAGAGGCCGGGATAGTGGAACAAGAGCAGGAACGTGAAGAGTATGTGGTAAAAGATGTGATTTCTTATAAAGATGAGACCACGGGAAGCGAAATCACCATTATTCCCGCAGAAGAATACCAAGTAACCACCATGGTAGACTTTGGCACCAAAGTTTTGGGAACACAGAATGCCACATTGGAAAAAATGTCGGATTTTAAAGAAGAAATTGCCGATGCCCGCACATTTAGCTTTCTACATGAACTCGAAATGTTGTTGGAGCATGGACTAATAAAAGGTGGGGACCTAAACAATGCCATTGTGTATGTGGACAAGGAAATCTCCGAATCCACCATGAAAAAGTTGGAGAAAGCCTTCAATAAAGAAAAACTCTCCGTTAAGCCCAACGGTATTTTGGATAACCTGACTTTGCACCACCCAAATGAAGCTGCACGTCATAAGTTATTGGATGTGATCGGCGATTTGGCACTTGCCGGAACCCGGATCAGAGGAAAAGTAATCGCCAACAAACCCGGGCATTTTGTGAACACCCAATTTGCAAAAAAACTATCCAAAATCATAAAGATCGAGAAAAGGAACAAAGTTCCCACATACGACCTGAACCAAGAACCATTGATGGATGTGAACGAAATTATGGCAAGACTGCCGCACAGACCTCCATTTTTATTGGTCGATAAGATTTTGGAACTATCCGACACACATGTGGTGGGCGTAAAAAACGTGACCATGAACGAGCCGTTCTTTGTGGGCCATTTTCCTGGTGCACCGGTAATGCCAGGGGTATTGCAAGTGGAAGCAATGGCTCAAACAGGAGGAATTCTTGTATTGAGCACTGTTCCCGACCCTGAGAATTACCTAACATTCTTTATGAAGATCGATAAGGTAAAATTTAAGCAACAAGTAGTTCCGGGAGATACCTTAATTTTTAAATGTGATCTAATTTCTCCCATTCGAAGAGGAATTTGCCATATGCAGGCCTATGCCTATGCCAACGGGAAGTTGGTTTCGGAAGCAGAACTAATGGCGCAGATCGTAAAAACAAAAAACACAGATTCGTAG
- the lpxA gene encoding acyl-ACP--UDP-N-acetylglucosamine O-acyltransferase — translation MNQPLAYVHPGAKIAKNVVIEPFTTIHNNVTIGEGTWIGSNVTIMEGARIGKNCNIFPGAVISAMPQDLKYQGEDTTVQIGDNTTIRECATINKGTSDRMKTVIGNNCLIMAYCHIAHDCLVGDGCIFSNNSTLAGHVTIGQNVVLAGMVAVHQFVSIGNHAFVTGGSLVRKDVPPYVKAAREPLSYVGINSIGLRRRGFESDKIREIQNIYRLLYQQNYNNSQAASIIEAEMEATPERDEILQFIRDSQRGIMKGYFSSN, via the coding sequence ATGAACCAACCTTTAGCATATGTTCACCCCGGGGCCAAAATTGCCAAAAACGTGGTAATTGAACCCTTTACCACCATACACAACAATGTTACCATAGGTGAAGGCACATGGATAGGCTCCAATGTGACCATTATGGAGGGCGCCCGTATCGGGAAAAACTGTAATATATTCCCCGGTGCCGTAATTTCGGCCATGCCCCAGGACTTAAAATATCAAGGAGAAGATACCACGGTCCAGATTGGCGACAATACCACCATTCGTGAATGCGCCACTATCAACAAGGGAACATCCGACCGGATGAAGACCGTAATCGGCAACAATTGTCTAATTATGGCCTATTGCCATATTGCACACGATTGTTTGGTGGGCGACGGTTGTATATTTAGCAATAATTCCACTTTGGCAGGACACGTCACCATAGGTCAAAATGTAGTTCTGGCAGGTATGGTGGCAGTTCACCAATTTGTATCCATTGGAAACCACGCATTTGTAACAGGTGGTTCCTTGGTTCGTAAAGATGTACCTCCTTATGTAAAGGCCGCAAGAGAACCACTTTCCTATGTTGGCATCAATTCCATTGGATTGCGAAGAAGAGGTTTCGAATCCGATAAGATTCGTGAGATTCAAAATATTTACAGACTACTTTATCAACAAAACTATAACAATTCCCAAGCTGCGTCCATTATAGAAGCAGAAATGGAGGCAACCCCGGAAAGGGATGAGATTCTTCAATTCATCAGAGATTCGCAGAGAGGAATTATGAAAGGATATTTCAGTTCAAACTAA